From one Vibrio neonatus genomic stretch:
- a CDS encoding DUF3612 domain-containing protein produces MKSKTSLFRQSHFLGTKIRNLRKRNHLTLEDLSSRCVKLNPESAPSVSYLSMIERGKRVPSEDMLEVVADVFQKPINWFLDDANEQSELVPEKGTRGGVTGMALEPSFLFSHEILQIAIPEMLAQTGTTGRQFAHLLIRAHQEHNQNHFPDLERAAEEIGQKKMPLSVDDLLEICTGVGLNVKWFKELPQSVIEESGDKKQRVVRSYFEAPNIVHVNSILKKDPIRLKYDLAVNIGHKVLHQGDGEKSKLMSDSKPSYGVRDENQPTSSAELDSTKILHAWRDFECSFFAGALLCPRVPFRQLLDRNGYDISVCKLAGVSESIAMRRMTAVSPYPHWHYFDAYYPGTLKAVYRGNGIPLPWGNMKMVEDPCQHWAVFRMTTKDTDFNVSVAQISILMQNDVPHIYCCESVKVKDFAGNSHVLCSGLDLNPAIAAQGFNAIDVAQRLKQSCIDNGGTGPIPKDIKELLLTVGRILNINWIERGIDNRARLICSRGSVCPRVPQCKRRQKKPIKVVQE; encoded by the coding sequence ATGAAGAGTAAAACCAGTTTGTTCAGACAGTCGCATTTTCTCGGTACGAAAATCCGTAATCTGCGTAAAAGAAACCACCTCACCCTTGAAGATCTTTCCTCACGGTGCGTCAAATTAAATCCAGAATCTGCCCCTTCGGTGTCGTATCTTTCGATGATAGAAAGAGGCAAACGTGTTCCGAGCGAGGACATGCTTGAAGTGGTGGCGGATGTGTTTCAAAAGCCAATAAATTGGTTTTTAGATGATGCTAACGAACAAAGTGAACTGGTTCCCGAAAAAGGCACGAGAGGCGGCGTAACAGGCATGGCGCTTGAGCCTAGCTTTTTGTTTTCTCATGAGATTTTACAAATTGCCATCCCAGAAATGTTAGCGCAAACAGGCACGACGGGGCGGCAATTTGCCCATCTATTGATTCGCGCACACCAAGAGCACAATCAAAATCACTTTCCTGATTTAGAGCGCGCCGCTGAAGAAATTGGGCAAAAGAAAATGCCTCTATCTGTGGACGATCTTCTTGAAATCTGCACTGGTGTTGGACTTAACGTAAAGTGGTTTAAAGAACTGCCGCAAAGCGTGATTGAAGAGAGCGGCGACAAAAAGCAGCGAGTGGTTCGCTCCTATTTTGAAGCGCCCAACATTGTGCATGTAAATAGCATTTTGAAGAAAGATCCCATCCGCCTTAAATACGATCTAGCGGTAAATATTGGGCATAAAGTGCTCCACCAAGGGGATGGAGAAAAGAGTAAGCTCATGTCTGATAGCAAGCCAAGCTACGGCGTAAGAGATGAAAATCAGCCTACCAGTTCCGCTGAATTGGACTCCACCAAAATTTTACACGCATGGCGCGACTTTGAATGTTCTTTCTTTGCCGGTGCATTGCTTTGCCCTAGAGTGCCTTTTCGCCAACTGCTTGATAGAAACGGCTACGACATCAGCGTTTGCAAGCTCGCAGGCGTTTCCGAATCTATTGCAATGCGACGCATGACTGCGGTCTCACCCTACCCTCACTGGCATTATTTCGACGCTTATTATCCGGGGACACTTAAAGCAGTGTATCGCGGAAATGGAATACCTCTGCCTTGGGGAAACATGAAGATGGTCGAAGATCCGTGTCAGCACTGGGCGGTTTTTCGCATGACCACTAAGGACACCGACTTTAATGTTAGCGTGGCGCAAATCTCCATTTTGATGCAAAACGATGTGCCGCATATTTATTGCTGTGAATCCGTTAAGGTCAAAGATTTTGCCGGCAACTCGCATGTATTATGCAGCGGCCTTGATTTAAACCCAGCCATCGCCGCACAAGGGTTTAACGCTATTGATGTTGCGCAAAGGCTTAAGCAATCTTGCATAGATAACGGCGGCACTGGGCCAATTCCGAAAGACATTAAAGAGTTGCTACTCACTGTGGGCAGAATTTTAAATATTAACTGGATTGAACGCGGCATAGATAACAGAGCAAGGCTCATCTGCTCAAGAGGCTCAGTCTGCCCTAGAGTGCCGCAATGCAAACGCCGTCAAAAAAAACCGATTAAAGTCGTACAAGAATAA
- a CDS encoding malate synthase G — protein MNLPMTKECQIQQSFCQFVNTEVLPLVGLNVEQFWDDFTQLVTELTPINQALLNTRTQMQQQIDTFHAEHRSFNAEQYRNFLTQIGYLKPEGDDFSIETTNVDQEIASISGPQLVVPIKNARFALNAANARWGSLYDALYGTDVIAQTEPGMKAGKKYNPARGKHVIAYAKDFLDRVFTLDQGSHHDVESYTIYFNSLLAHFPDGTHTGLKQPCQFVGASDPEREPTSILLKNNGLHVEIIINRQGKIGKHDLAHIDDINIESAISTIMDLEDSIAAVDGEDKIDAYRNWLGLMTGSLSASFEKNGVTQIRRLEGDKSYNGRSGEDYNLHGRSLLLIRNVGHLMTSDLITLANGEQAPEGIIDAVVTAMIGAIEIKNPSQCRMKNSRTGSIYIVKPKMHGPEEVAFSCELFDRVERMLGLEPNTIKIGIMDEERRTSLNLKECIRAAKSRVFFINTGFLDRTGDEIHTSMQAGPFLPKQELKHQTWIDAYEKNNVSTGLNTGFAGKAQIGKGMWAMPDEMAQMMEQKTAHLEAGATTAWVPSPTAATLHALHYLEIDVKQQQQRLSANSEDYQRGMLNIPLMAQENELTEQDVIRELENNIQGILGYVVRWIEMGVGCSKVPDINNTALMEDRATLRISSQHIANWLKHGICTSNQVNDVLEQMATTVDAQNQGTPGYLPMTPNTDTSYAFQCAKALIFQGAEQPNGYTEPLLHEYRLQAKR, from the coding sequence ATGAATCTACCAATGACGAAGGAATGCCAGATACAACAAAGCTTTTGCCAATTTGTTAATACTGAAGTGCTGCCACTTGTGGGTTTGAATGTCGAACAGTTTTGGGATGATTTTACACAACTGGTGACTGAGCTAACGCCCATCAATCAAGCATTACTAAACACTCGCACGCAGATGCAACAACAAATCGACACTTTCCATGCCGAGCATCGTTCGTTTAACGCTGAGCAATATCGAAACTTTCTTACTCAAATAGGTTACTTAAAACCTGAGGGTGATGATTTTTCTATCGAAACTACCAACGTAGACCAAGAAATTGCCAGCATCTCAGGCCCGCAACTGGTAGTGCCTATTAAAAACGCACGCTTTGCACTAAATGCTGCTAATGCGCGCTGGGGGAGTTTATACGATGCGCTGTATGGCACAGATGTGATTGCACAAACAGAGCCAGGAATGAAAGCGGGCAAAAAATACAACCCTGCACGTGGCAAACACGTGATTGCATACGCTAAAGATTTTCTAGACAGAGTGTTTACGTTAGACCAAGGATCGCATCACGATGTGGAAAGCTACACCATCTATTTCAATAGCTTGCTCGCACATTTCCCTGATGGGACACACACCGGACTTAAACAGCCATGTCAGTTTGTAGGTGCCAGTGATCCAGAAAGAGAGCCAACCTCAATTCTACTTAAAAACAATGGCTTGCACGTTGAAATTATCATTAACCGTCAAGGGAAAATCGGTAAGCACGATTTAGCACACATTGATGATATCAACATCGAATCAGCGATCTCCACCATCATGGATTTGGAAGACTCGATTGCCGCGGTGGATGGCGAGGACAAAATCGATGCCTATCGTAATTGGTTAGGTTTGATGACAGGTTCATTGAGTGCATCTTTTGAGAAAAACGGCGTAACACAAATCCGCCGCTTAGAAGGGGATAAAAGCTATAACGGCCGCAGCGGTGAAGATTACAACCTGCACGGTCGCTCGCTACTGCTGATTCGCAACGTAGGGCACTTGATGACCAGTGACTTAATCACCCTAGCCAATGGTGAGCAAGCGCCGGAAGGCATTATCGATGCGGTAGTAACGGCCATGATAGGCGCTATCGAAATCAAAAATCCTTCGCAGTGCCGTATGAAAAACAGCCGCACTGGAAGCATTTATATCGTAAAACCAAAAATGCACGGCCCAGAAGAAGTGGCGTTTTCTTGTGAGTTATTTGATCGCGTTGAGCGCATGTTGGGGCTTGAGCCAAACACCATCAAAATCGGCATTATGGATGAAGAGCGTCGTACGTCATTGAACTTAAAAGAGTGTATTCGCGCTGCAAAATCACGCGTGTTCTTTATCAACACTGGCTTTTTAGACCGCACTGGGGATGAAATTCATACCAGCATGCAAGCCGGCCCATTCTTACCTAAGCAAGAGCTTAAACATCAAACTTGGATTGACGCTTACGAGAAAAACAATGTCTCTACCGGTTTAAATACCGGGTTTGCGGGTAAAGCGCAAATTGGTAAAGGCATGTGGGCAATGCCTGATGAAATGGCGCAAATGATGGAGCAAAAAACTGCTCACCTTGAAGCGGGCGCAACTACCGCTTGGGTGCCATCACCAACGGCCGCCACTTTGCACGCTTTGCACTATTTGGAAATAGACGTAAAACAGCAGCAGCAACGTTTGTCTGCCAATAGCGAAGACTACCAGCGTGGCATGTTAAACATTCCCCTTATGGCGCAAGAAAACGAACTAACCGAACAAGACGTGATTCGAGAGCTAGAGAACAACATTCAAGGCATTCTTGGTTATGTCGTGCGCTGGATAGAGATGGGCGTGGGCTGTTCTAAAGTGCCGGATATTAATAACACGGCGTTAATGGAAGACAGAGCGACTTTAAGAATTTCCAGTCAACATATCGCTAACTGGTTAAAACATGGCATTTGTACTTCAAATCAAGTTAACGATGTGCTTGAGCAGATGGCGACCACCGTCGATGCGCAAAACCAAGGTACACCGGGGTACTTACCAATGACGCCAAATACAGACACTAGCTATGCATTTCAATGTGCGAAAGCTTTAATTTTTCAAGGTGCTGAGCAGCCAAATGGCTACACAGAACCACTACTTCATGAGTACCGCCTACAAGCAAAACGATAA